The following are encoded in a window of Fusarium falciforme chromosome 11, complete sequence genomic DNA:
- a CDS encoding MFS domain-containing protein, translating to MKFFKRHEQAGEEQHLERKHTTNDVAEQKVTFIACFLGLVASIGGFKFGYVSGQISGFFMMDDYSRRFGELQDDGSYTFSAVRQGTIVGLLSAGCLIGSLIAGNLADSIGRRLTISLTALSTCIGTIIEISSTTHWVQFAIGRLVTGFGIGSLSVVVPMYQSESSPAIIRGILVSCYQLFVTLGIWTAEMVNWGTEAKTNSASWRIPNGLSFLWSLILGAGILFLPESPRYAYRKGREEEARNTIARLAGLEPNAPSVNRQIAEMQEKLEEERALPDTKWHEIFTGPRMAYRTTLGIVLQAGQQLTGINFFFYFGTTIFASTGLSNSYVTQLILGSVNCACTFAALYIVQKCGRRNALMVGGAWMMMCFFVYAFVGHFALDSENPLNTPAAGAVLVTFSCLAIAAFATTWGPLVWAVVAELYPSQYRSRCMALATAANWLWNFLISFFTRFIVDAIDYFYGLVFAGCCAALVAIVFFFLIESKDRTLEEIDTMYMQHVNPITSSKWDPNTQSNKGRGGQTTDEEHSS from the exons ATGAAGTTCTTTAAACGCCACGAACAGGCGGGTGAGGAGCAACACCTAGAGAGGAAGCACACCACCAACGATGTGGCTGAACAAAAGGTTACCTTCATTGCCTGCTTCTTGGGTCTTGTTGCCTCCATTGGTGGCTTCAAGTTTGGCTATGTCAG TGGCCAGATTTCCGGCTTCTTCATGATGGACGACTACTCCCGCCGCTTCGGAGAACTACAAGACGATGGATCATACACCTTTAGTGCTGTCCGCCAGGGAACAATCGTCGGTCTGCTCAGCGCTGGCTGTCTGATTGGATCTCTTATCGCTGGAAACCTCGCCGACTCTATTGGCCGCCGCCTTACCATTTCCCTCACAGCTCTGTCGACCTGCATCGGTACCATCATCGAAATCTCGTCTACGACGCATTGGGTTCAATTCGCCATCGGTCGACTTGTTACAGGCTTTGGAATTGGGTCTCTTTCTGTCGTGGTGCCCATGTACCAGAGTGAGAGTTCTCCCGCCATCATCCGAGGTATCCTCGTTTCGTGCTATCAGCTCTTTGTGACGCTGGGCATCTGGACTGCTGAGATGGTCAACTGGGGTACCGAAGCCAAGACCAACTCTGCATCTTGGAGAATCCCCAATGGTCTCTCCTTCTTGTGGTCTCTGATCCTTGGCGCTGGTATCCTGTTCCTCCCTGAGAGTCCCCGATATGCCTACCGAAAGGGTCGTGAGGAGGAAGCTCGAAACACCATTGCTCGTCTGGCTGGTCTTGAGCCCAATGCTCCTAGTGTCAACCGCCAGATTGCCGAGATGCAGGAGAAGCTTGAAGAAGAGCGAGCTTTGCCTGACACAAAGTGGCACGAGATCTTCACTGGCCCCCGTATGGCTTACCGTACCACGCTCGGAATTGTTCTCCAGGCTGGTCAGCAGCTTACCGGTAtcaacttcttcttc TACTTTGGCACCACCATCTTTGCCTCTACTGGTCTGAGCAACAGTTACGTCACCCAGCTCATCCTCGGATCCGTCAACTGCGCCTGCACATTCGCCGCTCTCTACATTGTGCAAAAGTGTGGTCGTCGTAATGCTCTCATGGTCGGCGGTgcctggatgatgatgtgttTCTT CGTCTACGCCTTTGTCGGACACTTTGCCCTCGACAGTGAAAATCCTCTCAACACTCCTGCGGCTGGTGCTGTTCTCGTCACCTTCTCTTGTCTGGCTATCGCTGCCTTTGCTACGACATGGGGTCCTCTCGTCTGGGCTGTTGTTGCCGAGCTTTATCCCTCGCAATATCGTAGCCGCTGCATGGCTCTCGCCACAGCTGCCAACTGGCTCTGGAACTTTCTCATCTCTTTCTT CACCCGCTTCATCGTTGATGCCATCGACTACTTCTACGGCCTCGTGTTTGCCGGATGTTGTGCCGCcctcgtcgccatcgtcttcttcttcctcatcgagTCCAAGGACCGTActctggaggagattgacACCATGTATATGCAGCACGTCAACCCCATCACCTCGAGCAAGTGGGACCCCAACACCCAGAGCAACAAGGGCCGTGGAGGTCAGACCACGGATGAGGAACATTCGTCTTAA